The following proteins are co-located in the Silene latifolia isolate original U9 population chromosome 1, ASM4854445v1, whole genome shotgun sequence genome:
- the LOC141643069 gene encoding uncharacterized protein LOC141643069: protein MNSLVGETQNAFLPGRSISDNILVAHEAIHKISNNKKGRTGVGVFKTDMSKAYDRIRWDFLEAVLEKFGFPQRLRMLIMNCVTSVSYEILVNGGPLPQFRPRCGLRQGDPLSPYLFILCMEVLASNIDHAHDLNMIHGVQLVRGTRPITHLFFADDSVFFFKDKGDTVQHLMGLLLDYCEASGQQLNLDKSGILFSPNTTLNRAQRMLKIFRITKNKGIGKYLGIPAEFTESKKGIFTALIEHVTKRISSWNGIFLSPAGRLTLISSVLSNLSNYVLSVFKIPVSVAKKINSLLTQFWWTGCKMGNNIHWCSKNFLSLPKSVGGLGIRNVECLNHALLAKHGWRLVSGENSLFCRIFRQKVFGSQVFQHDLQPIRGTGSSWGIRSILHGLSFILDNFGWKIGRGSRLNVWTARWVGGKQPEPKDMWLDLNNSHLASLQVSDLFDQNGKWNANLISTVFKEEWSSHILAIPPCELRVRDKVYWPFTKNGVFTVKSGYGLIFHNYMTARGSIKDRSRINDRGREFCRKTLWRLPVPEVWKILIWKIIVKALPIGSEFLKRKLDIEPFCGMCGEGLKCVESMEHLFRDCSLVQRLWATSDLGIRVESTEGLSVTEWIYDWMRYFSKSEGGKAKMITFMAILWGVWSLRNRVIFQDLDLNPITITGCFFSSIRRNIQVLSNSHSTQSAQDKLQSSMEDSSQEDREAIRIGHPVNLIGNHNACGVVRIKVDASWLRSFEAAVGWIALDQTGKEITRRQVHIRAESALQAEALGVRDVVSWAQDQRILHLAVLSDCLQLINQVAGIDKEDHLIAGILEDVRDRFSFFHCLSLSFIPRSLNSIAHGLAKQALRM, encoded by the coding sequence ATGAATTCCTTGGTCGGGGAGACGCAAAATGCGTTTCTCCCGGGAAGGAGTATTAGTGATAACATCCTAGTGGCTCATGAGGCAATTCATAAAATATCCAACAATAAGAAGGGGAGGACTGGTGTAGGAGTTTTTAAAACAGATATGAGTAAGGCCTATGACCGTATTCGATGGGATTTCTTAGAGGCGGTCTTGGAAAAATTCGGGTTCCCTCAGCGTTTGAGGATGTTGATCATGAACTGTGTCACATCGGTGAGCTATGAAATCCTTGTAAATGGAGGTCCACTTCCCCAGTTTCGGCCCCGATGTGGTCTACGGCAGGGCGACCCTCTGTCACCTTATCTGTTTATCTTGTGCATGGAGGTTCTAGCCAGTAACATAGATCATGCCCATGACCTGAATATGATTCATGGAGTTCAACTTGTTAGGGGTACTCGGCCTATTACTCACCTTTTTTTCGCAGATGACTCGGTTTTCTTTTTCAAGGATAAGGGTGACACTGTCCAACATCTCATGGGACTTCTTCTCGACTATTGCGAGGCCTCAGGACAACAATTAAACCTCGACAAATCTGGGATTTTATTCAGCCCTAATACAACTTTGAATAGGGCACAAAGGATGTTAAAGATTTTCAGGATCACTAAGAATAAGGGCATTGGTAAGTATCTGGGAATTCCGGCAGAGTTTACCGAATCCAAAAAAGGAATTTTTACTGCTCTTATTGAGCATGTCACCAAACGTATCTCTTCTTGGAACGGAATTTTTCTATCACCAGCGGGTCGCCTTACCTTAATTTCATCGGTTCTATCCAATCTTTCAAATTATGTTCTATCGGTTTTTAAAATTCCGGTAAGTGTGGCAAAAAAGATTAACTCTCTTTTGACACAATTTTGGTGGACGGGATGTAAGATGGGTAATAACATCCACTGGTGTAGCAAAAACTTTCTGAGCTTACCTAAGAGTGTGGGAGGGCTCGGAATCAGGAATGTCGAGTGTCTTAACCATGCCTTGTTGGCCAAACATGGATGGAGGCTGGTCTCTGGGGAAAATTCTTTATTTTGCAGGATTTTCAGGCAAAAGGTGTTTGGGTCTCAGGTTTTCCAGCACGATTTGCAACCCATCAGAGGGACTGGGAGTTCGTGGGGTATTCGTAGCATTCTACATGGGCTGTCTTTTATCCTGGATAATTTTGGTTGGAAAATTGGGAGGGGCTCGAGGTTAAATGTGTGGACTGCTCGATGGGTGGGGGGCAAACAACCGGAACCAAAGGATATGTGGCTTGATCTGAACAATAGCCATTTGGCAAGCTTGCAAGTAAGTGATCTTTTTGACCAAAATGGTAAGTGGAATGCTAATTTAATTAGTACAGTTTTCAAGGAAGAGTGGTCAAGTCATATTCTGGCTATCCCACCTTGCGAGCTTAGGGTGAGGGATAAGGTCTATTGGCCGTTTACTAAGAATGGAGTTTTTACGGTTAAGAGTGGCTATGGACTGATTTTTCATAACTATATGACTGCAAGAGGTTCCATTAAAGACAGGTCAAGAATTAATGACAGAGGGAGAGAGTTCTGTAGGAAAACGTTATGGAGATTACCCGTTCCGGAGGTTTGGAAAATTCTTATCTGGAAAATTATTGTTAAGGCTCTGCCTATTGGTAGTGAGTTCCTGAAGCGTAAGCTTGACATCGAACCATTCTGTGGCATGTGTGGAGAGGGGCTGAAATGTGTGGAATCCATGGAACATCTCTTTCGCGACTGTAGTCTTGTTCAACGTCTATGGGCGACCTCGGATTTGGGAATCCGGGTGGAAAGTACCGAGGGGCTATCGGTCACGGAATGGATTTATGATTGGATGCGATACTTCTCAAAAAGTGAAGGGGGTAAGGCCAAGATGATCACTTTTATGGCCATCCTGTGGGGTGTGTGGTCGTTGAGAAACAGGGTCATTTTTCAGGATTTGGATCTAAATCCGATTACTATTACGGGATGTTTCTTTAGTTCAATCCGGAGAAATATTCAGGTTTTAAGTAATTCCCATTCTACACAATCAGCCCAGGATAAGCTCCAAAGTTCTATGGAAGACTCGTCACAGGAGGATCGTGAAGCCATTCGTATTGGTCACCCTGTTAATCTCATTGGAAACCACAACGCTTGTGGGGTGGTTAGGATCAAAGTGGATGCTAGCTGGCTACGGAGCTTTGAAGCGGCGGTCGGTTGGATTGCTTTAGATCAAACAGGTAAGGAAATCACCAGGAGACAAGTGCACATCAGGGCGGAATCAGCGTTACAAGCAGAAGCACTCGGGGTCAGGGACGTCGTGTCATGGGCGCAAGATCAGAGAATTCTCCATCTAGCCGTTCTGTCCGACTGTCTACAGTTGATCAATCAAGTAGCGGGAATCGACAAGGAAGATCACTTGATTGCTGGTATCCTGGAGGATGTTCGTGATCGATTCAGTTTCTTTCATTGCTTGAGTCTAAGTTTTATTCCTAGGAGTCTAAATAGTATAGCGCATGGTTTGGCTAAACAAGCCTTGCGTATGTAG